The following proteins are encoded in a genomic region of Gavia stellata isolate bGavSte3 unplaced genomic scaffold, bGavSte3.hap2 HAP2_SCAFFOLD_42, whole genome shotgun sequence:
- the LOC132321515 gene encoding olfactory receptor 14C36-like, with product MSNSSSITQFLLLAFADTWELQLLHFCLFLGIYLAALLGNGLIITAIVCDHHLHSPMYFFLLNLSFIDLGSISTTLPKAMANSLWDTRAISYSGCAAQVFLFLFFIAAEFYLLTIMAYDRYIAICKPLHYGTLLGSRACVHMAAAAWGSGLLNAVLHTANTFSLPLCQGNALDQFFCEIPQILKLSCSDAYLREVGLLVVSACFSFGCFVFIVLSYVQILRAVLRIPSEQGRHKAFSTCLPHVAVVSLFLSTIMFSYLKPPSISSPSLDLVVSFLYSVVPPAVNPLIYSMRNQELKDAIKKWFSRTLFNS from the coding sequence atgtccaacagcagctctatcacccagttcctcctcctggcattcgcagacacgtgggagctgcagctcttgcacttctgcctcttcctgggcatctacctggctgccctcctgggcaatggcctcatcatcaccgccatagtctgcgaccaccacctccacagccccatgtacttcttcctcctcaacctttCTTTcatcgacctgggctccatctccaccactctccccaaagccatggccaattccctctgggataccagggccatctcctactcaggatgtgctgcccaggtctttctgtttctctttttcattgcagcagagttttatcttctcaccatcatggcctatgaccgctacattgccatctgcaaacccctgcactacgggaccctcctgggcagcagagcttgtgtccacatggcagcagctgcctggggcagtgggttgctcaatgctgtgctgcacacagccaatacattttcactaccactctgccaaggcaatgccttggaccagttcttctgtgaaatcccacagatcctcaagctctcctgctcagacgcctacctcagggaagttgggcttcttgtggttagtgcttgttttagttttggctgttttgttttcattgtgctgtcctatgtgcagatcttaagggccgtgctgaggatcccctctgagcagggacggcacaaagccttttccacgtgcctccctcacgTGGCTGTGGTGTCCCTGTTCCTCAGCACCATCATGTTttcctacctgaagcccccctccatctcctccccatccttggACCTggtggtgtcatttctgtactcggtggtgcctccagcagtgaaccccctcatctacagcatgaggaaccaggagctcaaggatgccatCAAGAAATGGTTTTCCCGGACACTTTTCAACAGCTGA